The sequence CTCAACGCGTCTTCCCAATATGTGGTTTAGAAACGTATATCATCGGTCAGAACCACTGGGAGGAGCTTTCTCGGGGTATGTGAACCCAGAATTCTAATGTATGACTTCTTCATAGATGTGGAATCTACCACTCCCGAGGGATCACCAGCACCCGGTTTCAATCCACTTTTGGGGTTAACTCAGCAACAACCACAGCAAGGGGCTTTGGCCGGCGGCTCGGCTCCAGCACAATCAGTACCAGACACCTCAAGCATTTTGAAAGCTCTAGCAGATATGGCTAAACAAAGTACAGCGGCTGCGCCAGCTGTCGCAACAGCCGCACAAACTAGTCCCAATAATGTATTAAATACGCAGAGTGCAGCTCCCGCTCCGGTCTCTTCGTCTGTAGAACAGACTGCGCAACAGTCAAACGGGCAAGGCGTAAACCCGTATGCTGGAAATCTTGCCGCTCAGTTTGCAGGCTTGAGTAATCTCGCCCCAAATATGTTTCCAACCCAACCGCAGGCTCAGCCTACGAaccctcctcctgctccgcAGAATCCACTTGCTGCTCTgttgcagcagcagcagcaaccggcgccgccgccgcctcaacagcagcagcagcctcAACAACCCATTAGCACTCTTACGCCTGAATCTCTCCAGCAACAACTAGGCCTTATCCAACTGCTTGCCGCACAGGGCATTCCCCAGGAGCAATGGGCAACTGCACTGCAAATTTTAAGCTTATCTAACCCCGCCGCAACTACTGGCATGGCTCCCCCCAATCCCGCTGTTCTCTCTGGCTTTGGTCAGCCAGCCGCTCAAAATGCATGGGGCGCACCAGCCCACGATACATCATCATCACGTGACCGTGACCGTGAGAGAGATAGAGACCGTGATAGAGACCATGATTATGTGCGCTCCCCGCCTAGCCAGTATCGTCGGCGCTCCCGCTCTCCTGGATGGGATAGGCGGCGTGATGTTTCTCCTCCCCGTCGTCGCGATAGCCCTGTTTATGGGGAGTACCATGGAGATTCTCCTGGTCGTAATCGGGCTGATCCACGTGATATGAGAGGCCGCCGTGGTAATGACTATCGACAGCGTAGCCCTCCGGGAAGACGTCGCCGCAGCCCGACCCCGCCTCGTAAGGATAACTCATTGCCTCCTCCCGGCCCCAAATTTGTTGAATGGGATTACTCTATTGGACAAGGAAATATCAAAGGTATCTGCTCAGACATATGCCGACCACTCATTTCGTCTTTGCTAGTAGGAATTCTTGTTAACATGTTTAATGACTATAGTTCTCAGCCGTACCCTGTTCGTTGGTGGTGTTACGTAAGTACCTCGATTCTGCCTGTACCTCGTACACTATGTAGGCAAATCGCAATGCTAATGTTAGCTAAATAGATCCTCAGAGTCGCATTTACGGACCCTCTTCAGCCGTTATGGGGCAGTCCAAACGTGTATTGTCAATATCGACAAACGGCATGCGTTTGTAAAGATGATCAGCCGACGCGACGCAGTGAATGCGCGCGAGGGAATGGAACAGTACAAGTCTGGCGACATGCAACTTAGAGTa is a genomic window of Coccidioides posadasii str. Silveira chromosome 3, complete sequence containing:
- a CDS encoding uncharacterized protein (EggNog:ENOG410QEBN~COG:A,K~BUSCO:6162at33183); the protein is MSSAVAELDGYLQSMLALKPPGVSGSKINSITSLCTANVQSESVLIQKIYTHFKRAPGTHKLGVLYVVDSVTRQWVDSARRAGQSADSNAPDGTFAAGVKRVTDLLPVLMADIINNAPEDQKDKIRKLVDIWERGATFPAAMLSSFKEKLNAPVSQNVESTTPEGSPAPGFNPLLGLTQQQPQQGALAGGSAPAQSVPDTSSILKALADMAKQSTAAAPAVATAAQTSPNNVLNTQSAAPAPVSSSVEQTAQQSNGQGVNPYAGNLAAQFAGLSNLAPNMFPTQPQAQPTNPPPAPQNPLAALLQQQQQPAPPPPQQQQQPQQPISTLTPESLQQQLGLIQLLAAQGIPQEQWATALQILSLSNPAATTGMAPPNPAVLSGFGQPAAQNAWGAPAHDTSSSRDRDRERDRDRDRDHDYVRSPPSQYRRRSRSPGWDRRRDVSPPRRRDSPVYGEYHGDSPGRNRADPRDMRGRRGNDYRQRSPPGRRRRSPTPPRKDNSLPPPGPKFVEWDYSIGQGNIKVLSRTLFVGGVTSSESHLRTLFSRYGAVQTCIVNIDKRHAFVKMISRRDAVNAREGMEQYKSGDMQLRTRWGVGFGPRDCSDYQTGISVIPIERLTEADRKWMLTAEYGGTGGKPIESGMVVEEPDIEIGAGVSSKAISRRMATDQGGKRGPQSSRPTHDQNRFRRPERGMDDGPANDRDRDRDNSNANNVAVPPAVPGFGFQFPGMPMFPPGFMLGGAQPSSTTTTPQPPPPGSSS